A single region of the Streptomyces sp. NBC_00236 genome encodes:
- a CDS encoding trifunctional class I SAM-dependent methyltransferase/NUDIX hydrolase/VOC family protein, with product MTTIDWDSAAGSFDDEPDHGLLDPVVRHAWAQRLESWLPRERSEVLDLGCGTGSLALLVAGQGHRVTAVDRSPRMVEQARAKLAGTGTEVLIGDAAAPPVGKQRFDVVLARHVVWLLPDPAAVLRHWFGLLRPGGRLVLVEGVWNGVGLSARRLSALLAPFTERVHHEPLSGDRDLWGKEVDDERYALVARAEPPRRHTEVVDVHLILRRGSDVLLARRAGTGYADGLLHAPSGHVEDGEDVREAVIRETAEEIGVALEPEELRAALVMQHRGPGGSPRTGWFFEAAYDPERPPYNREPDKCSELAWFPLDALPDDMVAYCRAGLDGYRTGEHFLIHWHEDGDTVAFEPRGTRRAVPLPAGGTRTGRLHHIELWVPDLAAAESGWGWLLGELGHVPYQRWAHGRSWRRGDSYVVIEQSPDLAPGAHERRRPGLNHLAFHVEDRATLDALVARAPEHGWRLLFGDRHPRAGGDGHVAAYLEDAAGYEVELVAG from the coding sequence ATGACGACGATCGACTGGGATTCAGCCGCCGGTTCCTTCGACGACGAGCCGGATCACGGTCTGCTCGACCCCGTGGTCCGGCACGCCTGGGCGCAGCGGCTGGAGAGCTGGCTGCCCCGGGAGCGTTCCGAGGTGCTCGACCTGGGCTGCGGCACCGGAAGCCTGGCGCTGCTCGTCGCCGGGCAGGGCCACCGGGTCACCGCCGTGGACCGCTCGCCCCGCATGGTCGAGCAGGCGCGCGCCAAGCTGGCCGGTACGGGGACGGAGGTGCTGATCGGGGACGCGGCGGCGCCGCCGGTCGGCAAGCAGCGGTTCGACGTGGTCCTGGCCCGGCACGTGGTGTGGCTGCTCCCCGATCCGGCCGCCGTCCTGCGCCACTGGTTCGGCCTGCTGCGGCCCGGCGGCAGACTGGTCCTGGTCGAGGGTGTGTGGAACGGGGTGGGTCTGTCCGCCCGGCGACTCTCCGCGCTGCTCGCCCCGTTCACCGAGCGCGTCCACCACGAGCCGCTCTCCGGCGACCGGGACCTCTGGGGCAAGGAGGTCGACGACGAGCGTTACGCCCTGGTGGCGCGTGCCGAACCTCCGCGCCGGCACACCGAGGTCGTGGACGTTCATCTGATCCTGCGCCGGGGCTCCGACGTCCTGCTCGCCCGACGGGCCGGTACGGGGTACGCGGACGGGCTGCTGCACGCCCCGTCCGGGCACGTGGAGGACGGCGAGGACGTCCGGGAGGCGGTGATCCGCGAGACGGCCGAGGAGATCGGGGTGGCGCTGGAGCCGGAGGAGCTGCGCGCCGCTCTGGTCATGCAGCACCGGGGACCGGGCGGCAGCCCCAGGACGGGCTGGTTCTTCGAGGCGGCGTACGACCCGGAGCGTCCGCCGTACAACCGGGAACCGGACAAGTGCTCCGAGCTGGCGTGGTTCCCGCTGGACGCCCTGCCGGACGACATGGTCGCGTACTGCCGCGCCGGCCTGGACGGCTACCGGACGGGGGAGCACTTCCTGATCCACTGGCACGAGGACGGCGACACCGTCGCGTTCGAGCCGCGCGGCACCCGGAGGGCCGTCCCGCTGCCGGCCGGCGGGACCCGCACCGGGCGGCTCCACCACATCGAGCTGTGGGTGCCCGACCTGGCGGCCGCCGAGTCCGGCTGGGGCTGGCTCCTCGGCGAGCTGGGTCATGTTCCGTACCAGCGATGGGCGCACGGGCGAAGCTGGCGGCGGGGCGACAGCTATGTGGTGATCGAGCAGTCGCCCGACCTGGCTCCGGGAGCGCATGAGCGACGTCGTCCCGGGCTCAACCACCTGGCGTTCCACGTCGAGGACCGGGCCACGCTCGACGCGCTGGTGGCCCGGGCTCC
- a CDS encoding lytic polysaccharide monooxygenase auxiliary activity family 9 protein — MPAITPARRRAAAVAALGATPLVLAVLTAAPASAHGSLTDPVSRVSACFAEGPEHPRSAACVAAVAAGGTQALYDWNGVNIANAAGNHRQLIPDGKLCSAGNDKFKGLDLPRADWPATDMKAGSHTFRFRATAPHKGSFALYLTTAGYDPTKPLKWSDLEEKPFAEATDPELVDGSYVFDGTVPERSGRQLVYTVWQRSDSPEAFYACSDVVFGGASGSGTSGSGSVAAVPAPSASAPSEQEITDGARKSSVEHGGHGDDDAGTGATVTEAAGATAPANAPEPDSASGDVPVAGADNLAETGGSAATTRLAMGGAAAVALGAAALLVSVRRRATTAARRGL, encoded by the coding sequence ATGCCCGCCATCACCCCCGCCCGCCGCAGGGCCGCCGCCGTCGCCGCGCTCGGTGCGACGCCGCTCGTACTCGCCGTTCTGACCGCTGCTCCGGCCTCTGCGCACGGATCGCTGACCGACCCGGTGAGCCGGGTCTCGGCCTGTTTCGCCGAGGGTCCGGAGCACCCGCGGTCCGCCGCGTGCGTGGCCGCGGTCGCGGCCGGAGGCACCCAGGCGCTGTACGACTGGAACGGAGTCAACATCGCCAATGCGGCGGGGAACCACCGGCAGTTGATCCCGGACGGCAAGCTGTGCAGTGCGGGCAACGACAAGTTCAAGGGGCTCGATCTGCCGCGCGCCGACTGGCCGGCCACCGACATGAAGGCGGGCTCCCACACCTTCCGCTTCCGGGCCACCGCACCGCACAAGGGTTCCTTCGCGCTGTATCTCACCACCGCCGGCTACGACCCCACGAAGCCGCTGAAGTGGTCGGACCTGGAGGAGAAGCCGTTCGCCGAGGCCACCGACCCGGAGCTGGTGGACGGTTCGTACGTCTTCGACGGCACCGTTCCCGAGCGCTCGGGGCGTCAGCTGGTCTACACCGTCTGGCAGCGGTCGGACTCCCCGGAGGCGTTCTACGCGTGCTCCGACGTGGTCTTCGGGGGCGCGAGCGGCAGCGGTACGAGCGGCAGCGGTTCGGTCGCCGCCGTGCCCGCGCCGTCCGCTTCGGCGCCCTCCGAGCAGGAGATCACCGACGGTGCGCGCAAGTCATCGGTCGAGCACGGCGGTCACGGTGACGACGACGCCGGTACGGGCGCGACGGTCACGGAGGCGGCCGGTGCGACGGCTCCGGCCAATGCCCCGGAGCCGGACAGCGCGTCGGGGGATGTCCCCGTCGCGGGGGCCGACAACCTCGCCGAGACGGGCGGCAGCGCCGCCACGACCCGGCTGGCCATGGGCGGCGCTGCCGCGGTCGCACTGGGCGCTGCCGCCCTGCTGGTCTCGGTCCGCCGCCGGGCCACCACGGCGGCCCGGCGCGGACTCTGA
- a CDS encoding esterase/lipase family protein, which produces MLPWTRAPRTPRARTTLAALFLAVAAVATPTATAAAAAPTTVATTSRGWNDYSCKPSAAHPRPVVLVHGTFGNSVDNWLVLAPYLVNRGYCVYSLDYGQLPGVPFFNGLGPIDKSAGQLAAFVDKVLASTGAPKADLVGHSQGGMMPNYYLKFLGGAPKVNALVGLAPDNHGTTLLGLTKLLPYFPGAEDLLNAGTPGLADQVAGSPFVTKLNSVPDTVPGVHYTVIATRYDEVVTPYRTQFLDGPDVHNVLLQDLCPVDLSEHVAIGTIDRIAYHEVANALDPAHATPTTCASVIG; this is translated from the coding sequence ATGCTGCCCTGGACCCGTGCGCCGCGTACCCCACGTGCGCGGACCACCCTCGCCGCACTGTTCCTCGCCGTCGCCGCAGTCGCCACCCCCACGGCCACCGCTGCTGCAGCCGCCCCCACCACCGTCGCAACCACCTCCCGTGGCTGGAACGACTACTCCTGCAAGCCCTCCGCAGCCCACCCCCGGCCCGTCGTCCTGGTCCACGGGACCTTCGGGAACTCCGTCGACAACTGGCTCGTCCTCGCCCCCTACCTGGTCAACCGGGGCTACTGCGTCTACTCGCTCGACTACGGGCAGCTCCCCGGTGTGCCGTTCTTCAACGGCCTCGGCCCGATCGACAAGTCGGCCGGACAGCTCGCCGCCTTCGTCGACAAGGTGCTCGCCTCCACCGGGGCCCCGAAGGCCGACCTCGTCGGCCACTCCCAGGGCGGCATGATGCCGAACTACTACCTGAAGTTCCTCGGCGGAGCGCCCAAGGTGAACGCCCTGGTCGGGCTCGCGCCCGACAACCACGGCACCACCCTCCTCGGACTGACCAAGCTGCTGCCGTACTTCCCCGGCGCCGAGGACCTGCTCAACGCCGGTACACCGGGACTCGCCGACCAGGTGGCCGGATCGCCCTTCGTCACCAAGCTCAACTCGGTCCCCGACACCGTGCCCGGCGTGCACTACACCGTCATCGCGACCAGGTACGACGAGGTCGTGACCCCGTACCGGACACAGTTCCTGGACGGGCCGGACGTACACAACGTCCTGCTCCAGGACCTGTGCCCGGTCGACCTGTCCGAGCACGTGGCGATCGGGACCATCGACCGGATCGCCTACCACGAGGTGGCGAACGCCCTGGACCCGGCGCACGCCACCCCGACCACGTGCGCCTCGGTCATCGGGTAG
- a CDS encoding DNA polymerase Y family protein, producing the protein MSGTSGAGEQPGILCLRFRRVGGGIPDGAGYTGLLALLGSFTPLVEAAPPDGALADVRGALRYFGRDVAGLASVIRVRALALHGVDCAIGAAENPMLARMAVRQAAPGTTFVVPAGGAAAFLADRPAAALDGVGAATARTLCGYGLDSVGRIAAAPLGTLQRITGVRTGRELWERAHGIDRTTVVPNAAARSLAAERTFPRDELDRERQRRALMSLTEELGARMRGEAQVCRSLAVSVRYADRTGYATLTRSRTLREPTAHSAELTALAYRIHDSFALQRARVRGIALRAEGLGEAGRAAHQLTFDPVDERVRRIEAVADRLRERFGPRAVMPGRLAA; encoded by the coding sequence ATGAGCGGGACGAGCGGGGCGGGTGAGCAGCCCGGAATCCTCTGCCTGCGGTTCCGCCGGGTCGGCGGCGGCATCCCGGACGGCGCCGGTTACACGGGGCTGCTCGCCCTGCTCGGCTCGTTCACCCCTCTCGTCGAGGCGGCGCCGCCCGACGGCGCACTCGCCGATGTCCGGGGCGCGCTGCGCTACTTCGGGCGGGACGTGGCAGGTCTTGCCTCGGTGATCCGGGTCCGCGCGCTGGCCCTGCACGGCGTGGACTGCGCGATCGGGGCTGCCGAGAACCCGATGCTGGCCCGGATGGCGGTACGGCAGGCCGCGCCCGGGACGACCTTCGTGGTGCCCGCCGGCGGGGCCGCCGCCTTCCTCGCGGACCGGCCGGCCGCCGCTCTGGACGGTGTCGGGGCAGCGACGGCCCGCACGCTGTGCGGATACGGGCTCGACTCCGTCGGCCGGATCGCGGCCGCCCCGCTCGGCACCCTGCAACGGATCACCGGGGTACGGACCGGGCGCGAGCTGTGGGAGCGGGCGCACGGCATCGACCGTACGACGGTCGTGCCGAACGCCGCGGCCCGCTCGCTCGCCGCCGAACGGACCTTCCCGCGCGACGAGCTGGACCGGGAGCGGCAACGCCGTGCGCTCATGTCGCTCACCGAGGAGCTGGGGGCGAGGATGCGCGGCGAGGCGCAGGTGTGCCGCTCGCTCGCGGTCTCTGTGCGCTACGCCGACCGGACCGGGTACGCGACGCTGACCCGCAGCCGTACGCTCCGCGAGCCCACCGCCCACTCCGCGGAGCTCACCGCACTCGCCTACCGGATCCATGACTCGTTCGCCCTGCAACGGGCCCGGGTGCGGGGGATCGCGCTGCGTGCCGAGGGGCTCGGCGAGGCCGGGCGGGCCGCGCACCAGCTGACCTTCGACCCGGTCGACGAGCGGGTCCGGCGGATCGAGGCGGTCGCGGACCGGCTGCGGGAGAGATTCGGGCCACGGGCCGTGATGCCGGGGCGACTCGCGGCCTGA